Proteins co-encoded in one Leucobacter exalbidus genomic window:
- the istA gene encoding IS21 family transposase: MVRKIKAKLVLRLRAEGLSLRQVEAQGISQHSVIKTERAAAREGITWATAEPMSDVEVYERLFPDSGTRESVYEQPDWPKLHRELARVGVTLKLLHDEYRDLCQATDRPGMGYDRFCKTYADYVRTQGISSRVGHKAGQTVEVDWSGPTMQLTDSVTRAATRVYLFVGCLPFSRCGFVEPTLDMRQDTWLSCHVAMFDWFNGSTPRIVPDNLKTGVLKHPREGEVILNDAYRELATHYSAAVLPGRPRRPKDKASVENTVWSVATWVIASLRHREFATLAELRGAIYEQMAAFNREPFQKRAGSRQSVFENEEQPRLRPLPVVPYEISRWVYGRRVGRDGHVVWEKNHYSAPYPHVGELVDVRVTARIIEIYQGGDRLASHVLAPAGVTGEYCTRDGDLPDGPKYREWDALRVREWAARIGEHTTTVVARIFASVPIEEQGLNAALAVLRLTRRYSSSRVERACEIALASRVRSPRYAHLRPILETRQDETGKRHPRFSDAGAASDTAAPTGYVRGAAYYGGNTK; this comes from the coding sequence ATGGTACGTAAGATTAAAGCCAAATTGGTACTCAGGCTGCGCGCCGAGGGACTGTCACTCAGACAAGTCGAAGCTCAAGGCATCTCTCAACACAGCGTCATCAAGACTGAGCGGGCCGCGGCCCGCGAGGGCATCACCTGGGCGACCGCAGAGCCCATGAGTGACGTCGAGGTATACGAGCGGCTTTTCCCTGACAGCGGCACACGGGAGAGCGTCTATGAACAACCTGACTGGCCCAAACTGCATCGTGAGCTCGCGAGAGTTGGGGTCACGCTGAAACTCCTCCACGACGAGTACCGTGACCTGTGCCAGGCTACTGACCGGCCAGGCATGGGGTACGACCGGTTCTGTAAAACGTACGCCGACTATGTACGCACGCAGGGCATCTCATCAAGGGTGGGACACAAAGCTGGTCAGACCGTTGAAGTCGACTGGTCAGGCCCGACGATGCAGCTCACCGACTCGGTAACGAGGGCGGCAACACGGGTGTATTTGTTTGTCGGGTGCCTCCCGTTCTCGCGCTGCGGGTTCGTCGAGCCGACGCTTGATATGCGGCAAGATACGTGGCTTTCCTGCCACGTCGCCATGTTCGACTGGTTCAACGGCTCGACCCCAAGGATCGTGCCCGACAACTTGAAAACCGGTGTACTTAAACACCCCCGCGAGGGCGAGGTGATCCTCAACGACGCTTACCGGGAACTCGCCACACACTATTCAGCAGCCGTGTTGCCGGGCAGGCCCCGCCGCCCCAAAGACAAAGCAAGCGTTGAAAACACGGTCTGGAGTGTGGCAACGTGGGTGATCGCGTCGCTCCGTCACCGTGAGTTTGCCACGCTCGCTGAACTCCGGGGAGCGATCTATGAGCAGATGGCTGCGTTCAATCGGGAACCGTTCCAGAAACGTGCCGGCTCGAGGCAGAGCGTGTTCGAGAACGAAGAACAGCCCCGGCTGCGGCCGCTGCCCGTCGTCCCCTACGAGATCAGCCGCTGGGTGTATGGCCGGCGCGTCGGACGAGACGGACACGTGGTGTGGGAGAAGAACCACTACTCGGCCCCTTACCCGCATGTAGGCGAACTGGTTGACGTGCGCGTCACCGCCCGCATTATCGAGATCTATCAAGGCGGCGACCGGCTCGCTTCCCACGTACTCGCCCCGGCGGGTGTCACCGGCGAATACTGCACGAGAGATGGCGATCTCCCCGACGGGCCCAAATATCGGGAATGGGATGCGCTGCGCGTGCGTGAATGGGCGGCAAGAATCGGCGAGCACACCACGACAGTGGTGGCACGCATCTTCGCGTCAGTTCCCATCGAGGAACAAGGGTTGAACGCGGCGTTGGCAGTGTTACGGCTCACCCGACGCTATTCGAGTAGCAGAGTGGAACGAGCATGCGAGATCGCGTTGGCCAGCAGAGTCAGGTCTCCTCGTTACGCGCACTTGCGCCCCATCCTCGAGACCAGGCAAGACGAGACCGGGAAACGGCATCCCAGGTTCAGTGATGCGGGGGCTGCCAGCGACACCGCGGCTCCGACTGGATATGTGCGCGGGGCTGCCTACTACGGAGGGAACACAAAGTGA
- a CDS encoding ATP-binding protein, which yields MTIIDTDTKHKLREMGATALVDALTGQDDTLTLGMPFAERIKLAVDDAHSSFSQQKIEGLIRRAALRYPDAELRRLDLLEERHIDRGVIAQLGTCAFVSRGENVVFQGFTGSGKTYLGSALTRAACQHQYRALYIRMPDLEEAWHAAADKPGGKEKFLRKYAAYQLLTIDEWLLDPPSGSLRGMLLELLERRYDTVSTVFCTQYQKQDWHDRLGGDVHADAIMDRIVHRTIWVETGETNMREHTARG from the coding sequence GTGACGATCATTGACACCGACACCAAACACAAGCTCCGTGAAATGGGGGCCACCGCGTTAGTTGACGCGTTGACCGGGCAAGACGACACCCTCACTCTCGGAATGCCTTTCGCCGAGCGCATCAAGCTCGCTGTCGATGACGCCCACTCATCGTTTTCGCAGCAGAAAATCGAGGGCCTGATTCGGCGGGCAGCGCTGCGTTACCCCGATGCTGAACTCAGACGCCTCGATCTCCTCGAGGAACGTCATATCGACCGGGGTGTGATCGCGCAGCTGGGGACCTGCGCGTTCGTGAGCCGCGGCGAGAACGTCGTGTTCCAGGGATTCACCGGGTCAGGGAAAACCTATCTGGGGTCAGCGCTCACCAGGGCCGCTTGCCAGCACCAGTATCGGGCACTCTACATTCGGATGCCTGACCTCGAGGAAGCGTGGCATGCGGCGGCGGACAAACCTGGAGGGAAAGAAAAGTTCCTCCGCAAGTATGCCGCCTATCAGCTGCTCACCATCGATGAGTGGTTGCTCGATCCACCAAGTGGCAGTCTGCGAGGGATGCTCCTTGAGCTTCTCGAGCGCCGATACGACACCGTCTCGACCGTGTTCTGCACCCAATACCAGAAGCAGGACTGGCATGACCGGCTCGGCGGTGATGTTCACGCCGATGCCATCATGGATCGTATTGTGCACCGCACGATCTGGGTAGAGACGGGAGAGACAAACATGCGCGAGCACACCGCTCGCGGATAG
- a CDS encoding peptide MFS transporter yields the protein MTQTLQVPHEVKLSPPGRSGLPRGVWSMAFTELWERYSFYGLQGILAFYLLYSLADGGLAIEPASAAGIVGAYGGAVYLAQVLGAWLGDRLIAPKTMVLIGAFIITAGHIVLSIVPGFLGLGAGLILIVLGTGALKTNITSIVGFIVEGHSQQQRDVSFSYFYMAINIGAVVGPLTTGWMQNEYGFHWGFGLAAIGMAGALVQYLVSMKKLPAHASEINNPLPKSRYPLVALVAVAAVALVIVVTTTGLLRADNLAKTTTTLALIAAAAYFITMCTSKKVTTVERRRLYGYLPLFLFSGIYFGLLFQKFTAISILITERIDLQIGDWTFPVAWITTASPLAAVLITPLIAKLWHKLGDKQPSPVTKFGIGLIQIGCAYLFLLIISTATGNAYIPLALILLFMVIAGSSEVFVGPIGLSVATKIGPKSFRSQMVGLNFLTLALGSSLSGQLGQLFTKIESPQYFMIVSSTGFVLGLLLLIGRKPLGKLLRSGL from the coding sequence ATGACACAGACCCTACAGGTACCGCACGAGGTTAAGCTTTCACCGCCCGGCCGCTCAGGCCTTCCCCGCGGTGTCTGGAGCATGGCATTTACCGAGCTCTGGGAGCGCTACTCTTTTTACGGCCTGCAGGGCATTCTGGCGTTCTACCTGCTCTACTCGCTCGCTGATGGCGGGCTCGCGATCGAGCCGGCCTCTGCCGCCGGCATCGTGGGCGCATACGGCGGGGCTGTCTACCTCGCGCAGGTGCTCGGCGCCTGGCTGGGGGACCGCCTCATCGCGCCCAAGACGATGGTGCTCATCGGTGCCTTCATCATCACGGCCGGGCACATTGTGCTCTCCATCGTTCCCGGCTTCTTGGGGCTCGGCGCTGGCCTGATCTTGATCGTGCTCGGCACGGGCGCCCTGAAGACGAACATCACGTCGATCGTGGGCTTTATCGTCGAGGGGCACTCGCAGCAGCAGCGCGACGTCAGCTTCTCTTACTTCTACATGGCGATCAACATCGGCGCCGTGGTCGGCCCGCTCACCACGGGCTGGATGCAGAACGAATACGGCTTCCACTGGGGCTTTGGTCTCGCAGCGATCGGCATGGCCGGCGCACTGGTGCAGTACCTCGTCTCGATGAAGAAGCTGCCCGCGCACGCCTCTGAGATCAACAACCCGTTGCCGAAGTCGCGCTACCCGCTGGTCGCGCTCGTGGCCGTTGCCGCGGTGGCCCTCGTCATCGTGGTGACGACCACCGGGCTGCTGCGCGCAGACAACCTGGCGAAGACGACCACGACGCTCGCACTGATCGCGGCCGCCGCGTACTTCATCACGATGTGCACCTCGAAGAAGGTCACCACCGTGGAGCGCCGCCGGCTGTACGGCTACCTGCCGCTGTTCTTGTTCTCGGGCATCTACTTCGGCCTACTGTTTCAGAAGTTCACGGCCATCTCAATTCTCATCACCGAGCGCATCGATCTGCAGATCGGTGACTGGACGTTCCCCGTCGCTTGGATCACGACCGCGAGCCCGCTCGCTGCCGTACTCATCACGCCGCTGATCGCCAAGCTGTGGCACAAGCTGGGGGACAAGCAGCCCTCTCCCGTCACCAAGTTCGGTATCGGCCTGATTCAGATCGGCTGCGCCTACCTGTTCCTGCTGATCATCTCGACGGCCACGGGCAACGCATACATTCCGCTCGCGCTGATTCTGCTGTTTATGGTGATTGCCGGATCCTCTGAGGTCTTCGTTGGCCCGATCGGGTTGTCGGTGGCGACCAAGATCGGTCCGAAGTCGTTCCGCTCACAGATGGTGGGGCTGAACTTCTTGACCCTCGCGCTCGGTTCGTCGCTGTCGGGCCAGCTCGGTCAGCTGTTCACCAAGATCGAGTCGCCGCAGTACTTCATGATCGTCTCAAGCACGGGCTTTGTGCTCGGACTGCTGCTGCTTATTGGCCGCAAACCGCTCGGCAAGCTGCTGCGGTCGGGGTTGTAA
- a CDS encoding nucleotide pyrophosphohydrolase gives MISEQTIDVVRAFSEEREWGQFHTPENLAKSVAIEAGELLECFQWGEGDVAEAKDELADVLTYCILLAERLHLNLDDIILDKLARSAEKYPVALARGRSDKYDKL, from the coding sequence ATGATCTCGGAGCAGACAATTGACGTAGTTCGAGCGTTTAGCGAGGAACGAGAGTGGGGGCAGTTTCACACCCCAGAGAACCTCGCAAAAAGCGTTGCGATTGAAGCAGGAGAACTCCTGGAATGTTTCCAATGGGGTGAAGGTGACGTGGCGGAAGCCAAAGACGAACTGGCTGACGTCTTGACCTATTGCATACTCCTAGCCGAGCGGCTACACCTGAATCTGGATGACATCATCTTGGACAAGCTGGCACGGAGCGCCGAAAAGTACCCAGTGGCCCTGGCGCGCGGGCGGAGCGATAAGTATGACAAGCTTTAA
- a CDS encoding NAD(P)-dependent alcohol dehydrogenase gives MKIQAAVATAPKTDLDIRELTLDAPRADEVTVRMVASGVCHTDAIVRDQWYPTPLPAVLGHEGSGVVEAIGSDVVDFKVGDKVVLAPASCGVCENCISGHPQYCVDFYDLNFGGSRTDGSKMFDDNGTAISSNFFGQSSFASMTNVKARNAVKVADDAPLELLGPLGCGIMTGSGAVINVLQPSPGESVAVFGTGAVGLAGMLGAVASGATTIIMVDIVPSRLEFAKELGATHVVNSKEVDAVEAIREITGGKGVNYALDTTGVPAVFSQMTKALATLGHGVLVGAAKLGTEAAFDIGTLLTSGIQISMVVEGDAVPREFIPKLISLHEKGLFPFDKLVKTYAFTDINQAFADSESGVTIKPVVLF, from the coding sequence ATGAAGATCCAAGCGGCAGTGGCCACAGCCCCCAAGACCGATCTCGACATTCGTGAGCTCACGCTCGATGCTCCCCGCGCCGACGAAGTGACCGTGCGCATGGTCGCCTCGGGCGTCTGCCACACCGACGCCATCGTGCGCGACCAGTGGTACCCGACCCCGCTCCCCGCGGTGCTTGGCCACGAGGGCTCGGGCGTCGTTGAAGCCATCGGCTCCGACGTCGTTGATTTCAAGGTCGGCGACAAGGTTGTGCTCGCGCCCGCCAGCTGCGGCGTCTGCGAAAACTGCATCAGCGGACACCCCCAGTACTGCGTCGACTTCTACGACCTCAACTTTGGCGGCAGCCGCACCGACGGCAGCAAAATGTTCGACGACAACGGCACCGCCATCTCGTCGAACTTCTTCGGCCAGTCGTCATTCGCGTCGATGACCAACGTCAAGGCACGCAACGCGGTAAAGGTCGCCGATGACGCGCCCCTCGAACTGCTCGGCCCGCTCGGCTGCGGCATCATGACCGGATCCGGCGCCGTCATCAACGTGCTCCAGCCCAGCCCCGGTGAGTCAGTAGCCGTCTTCGGCACCGGAGCAGTCGGCCTCGCCGGCATGCTCGGCGCCGTCGCAAGCGGCGCCACGACCATCATCATGGTCGACATCGTGCCCTCACGACTCGAGTTCGCGAAGGAGCTTGGTGCCACCCATGTTGTCAATTCCAAGGAGGTTGACGCGGTCGAGGCGATCCGCGAGATCACCGGCGGCAAGGGCGTCAACTACGCGCTCGACACCACGGGCGTACCCGCGGTCTTCAGCCAGATGACCAAGGCGCTCGCCACCCTCGGCCACGGTGTGCTCGTGGGAGCTGCGAAGCTCGGCACCGAGGCCGCATTCGACATCGGCACGCTGCTCACCAGCGGCATCCAGATCTCGATGGTCGTCGAGGGTGACGCGGTCCCCCGCGAGTTCATCCCGAAGCTCATCTCGCTGCACGAGAAGGGCCTCTTCCCCTTCGACAAGCTCGTGAAGACCTACGCCTTCACCGACATCAACCAGGCATTCGCCGACAGCGAGTCAGGCGTGACGATCAAGCCGGTCGTGCTGTTCTAG
- a CDS encoding GTPase produces MAPEPRGSSTDEPEITDQSFLDANAQAKAHYGRFNLAVVGGTGVGKSSLVNAVFGRDLAKVGKGLPVTRGVHYFQDNSLGIWDFEGFEIGSRETPAEILRRNLHTISERPANEQVSVVWYCVLSQLPRLTPPDIDMIKELDAAGLPVILVLTKVDWSKNPVTGKRSAPDDVEEFRAWLEDPVDENGASIDIPIQRVILTSTSGKHGKGKGHGLGELVTETLALSPENEKDAFRIAQRLNLPWKREMARPVIAAAASAAAAAAAIPVPVADAAILAPIQLTMIGRISAIYDLELKTMLSAGALAQMGVQITGQALARSFLKLIPGAGSVIGAGVAFALTSATGEGWLRLSEQVHTGKLDIDKIEKSWGQYVPTFFDVVRKMTENRLTK; encoded by the coding sequence ATGGCGCCGGAGCCCAGAGGGTCGTCAACGGATGAGCCTGAAATTACTGACCAATCCTTTCTCGACGCGAATGCCCAGGCAAAGGCGCACTATGGAAGGTTCAATCTCGCCGTAGTTGGGGGCACCGGTGTGGGCAAGTCATCCCTCGTCAACGCGGTATTCGGTCGTGATCTGGCGAAAGTTGGCAAGGGCCTCCCCGTGACGAGGGGCGTCCACTATTTTCAAGATAACTCTCTTGGAATCTGGGATTTCGAGGGATTCGAAATCGGATCACGTGAAACCCCAGCCGAGATCCTCAGGCGAAACTTGCACACGATCTCTGAACGGCCCGCCAACGAACAGGTCTCGGTAGTTTGGTATTGCGTACTGTCACAGCTCCCACGCCTCACACCCCCAGACATCGACATGATCAAAGAACTGGACGCTGCTGGTCTTCCGGTAATTCTTGTACTCACGAAGGTGGACTGGTCGAAGAACCCGGTAACCGGTAAAAGGTCAGCACCAGACGACGTTGAAGAGTTTCGTGCTTGGCTCGAAGACCCTGTCGATGAGAACGGGGCATCAATCGACATTCCTATTCAACGAGTTATTCTGACGTCGACGAGCGGAAAGCACGGAAAGGGTAAGGGGCACGGTCTCGGTGAGCTCGTCACGGAAACCCTCGCCCTATCCCCGGAAAACGAGAAGGATGCCTTTCGAATCGCGCAGAGACTCAACCTCCCGTGGAAACGGGAGATGGCGCGCCCCGTCATTGCGGCTGCCGCATCAGCAGCCGCAGCAGCCGCGGCGATCCCCGTTCCCGTCGCAGATGCCGCAATTTTGGCGCCGATCCAATTGACGATGATTGGTCGTATCTCGGCAATCTATGATCTTGAGCTCAAAACAATGCTTTCAGCGGGTGCCCTCGCGCAGATGGGAGTCCAGATCACGGGACAGGCCCTCGCGCGCAGCTTCCTCAAATTGATCCCCGGTGCAGGAAGCGTAATCGGTGCAGGCGTCGCGTTCGCGCTTACCTCTGCTACTGGGGAAGGATGGCTGAGGCTGTCCGAGCAAGTCCATACGGGCAAGCTCGACATCGACAAAATTGAAAAATCGTGGGGACAGTATGTACCAACGTTTTTCGACGTTGTACGGAAGATGACCGAGAACCGTCTCACAAAGTGA
- a CDS encoding metallopeptidase family protein, whose translation MKPVTEDQFINLVASLMDELPDDLAEVLNNVAITVEDEPEDGNLNVLAVYRGVPLTSRGNFGAEAIPDNVVLYRKSMLAHAHDEEQLKREVWNTLIREIGAHLGMTEAQLHELHEANKR comes from the coding sequence ATGAAGCCAGTCACAGAAGATCAATTCATCAACCTTGTCGCCTCGCTCATGGATGAGCTGCCAGACGACTTGGCGGAGGTGCTCAACAATGTGGCAATCACTGTTGAAGATGAGCCAGAAGATGGCAACCTCAACGTGCTTGCTGTGTACCGCGGTGTACCGCTTACCTCGCGCGGCAACTTTGGCGCAGAGGCGATTCCCGACAATGTTGTGCTCTACCGTAAGTCGATGCTCGCGCATGCCCACGACGAGGAGCAGCTGAAACGTGAAGTCTGGAACACGCTCATTCGCGAGATCGGCGCACACCTCGGCATGACCGAAGCGCAATTGCATGAGCTGCACGAGGCGAACAAGCGCTAA
- a CDS encoding DUF2075 domain-containing protein, which yields MTSFKVEKFKFDPANVLAWSAAGKKHSNWPAVYTINAAREIYVGESLNAAGRMRQHLDSGAKAGLETARVILDETFNKSACLDLESMLIRLFSGDGKYKVLNLNQGITDADYYRRSDYQEKFDEIFEALRAEGLFNRTIPQIVNSDLFKFSPFKALNQDQAVAVEGVLEGLFSDLEHGTSSTVVVQGNPGTGKTIVGIYLMKLLQDIRTHDTSEPLDSDSLFSEFFVEGYPTLLEGLRAGIVVPQQSLRESLKKVFKLTPGLDTSMVLTPFDVGKSAEKFDVLIVDEAHRLNQRANQASGMRNKDFATINEILFGQDDPAYTQLDWIRRQSTHQILMLDTEQSVRPADLPLSVTKKLIAEVSAAGRLYPLLSQMRVRADQDYVGYVRRMLSENPPLHREEFGGYDLKYFLSFHEMQRAISNKNSEHGLGRLAAGYAWEWQSRKIKSAFDIEIEGVSLRWNSTDKDWINSKQSAEEVGSIHTLQGYDLNYVGVIIGKDLRYTPERGVYFDRSHYFDKKGMENNPKRGVSYSDEDLLQYVRNIYTVLLTRGIRGTYVYVCDEGLREHLKQFLPG from the coding sequence ATGACAAGCTTTAAAGTTGAAAAGTTCAAGTTTGATCCGGCGAACGTTCTCGCGTGGAGTGCGGCTGGTAAAAAACACTCGAACTGGCCAGCGGTCTACACGATCAACGCCGCTCGAGAGATCTACGTCGGCGAGTCACTGAACGCAGCCGGTCGAATGCGGCAGCACCTGGATTCAGGCGCCAAAGCGGGGCTAGAGACAGCTCGTGTGATTTTGGACGAGACCTTTAATAAGTCTGCATGTTTGGACCTGGAATCAATGCTCATTCGCCTGTTCTCAGGCGATGGGAAGTACAAGGTACTTAACCTCAATCAGGGAATCACTGACGCAGACTATTACCGGCGCTCTGACTATCAAGAGAAATTTGACGAAATATTTGAGGCCTTACGCGCCGAAGGGCTGTTCAATCGAACGATCCCGCAGATCGTAAACAGTGATCTATTCAAATTTTCACCGTTCAAAGCGCTTAACCAGGATCAGGCTGTCGCTGTTGAGGGTGTGCTCGAAGGCCTGTTCAGTGATCTTGAGCACGGTACGAGCAGCACAGTCGTGGTACAGGGTAACCCCGGCACGGGTAAAACGATCGTGGGGATTTACCTCATGAAACTCTTGCAAGATATTCGTACCCATGACACTAGCGAACCGCTTGATAGCGACTCGCTTTTCAGTGAGTTTTTCGTTGAAGGCTACCCGACGTTGTTAGAGGGGCTGCGTGCTGGGATCGTGGTTCCGCAGCAATCCCTTCGCGAGTCCTTAAAGAAAGTATTCAAGCTTACGCCGGGGCTTGACACGTCTATGGTGCTGACGCCCTTTGACGTGGGTAAGAGTGCTGAGAAATTTGATGTGCTGATCGTTGATGAAGCCCACCGTCTGAACCAGCGCGCGAATCAGGCATCGGGTATGCGGAACAAAGACTTTGCAACGATCAATGAGATTCTGTTTGGGCAAGATGATCCCGCCTATACGCAACTCGACTGGATCCGGCGACAGAGCACCCACCAAATTCTGATGCTCGACACCGAGCAATCGGTTCGGCCCGCTGATTTGCCACTTTCAGTGACCAAGAAACTCATCGCAGAAGTGAGCGCTGCAGGCCGTCTGTATCCGTTGCTTTCGCAAATGCGTGTGCGTGCGGACCAGGATTACGTGGGTTATGTGCGGAGAATGCTGAGTGAAAATCCACCGCTTCATCGAGAAGAGTTCGGTGGATATGACCTGAAGTACTTTCTAAGTTTTCACGAAATGCAACGGGCAATCTCAAATAAAAATTCTGAACACGGGTTGGGCCGACTGGCCGCGGGCTATGCGTGGGAATGGCAGAGCCGAAAAATTAAATCGGCGTTTGATATTGAAATTGAGGGGGTTTCACTTCGGTGGAACTCTACGGATAAAGACTGGATTAATTCGAAACAGTCGGCCGAAGAAGTGGGCTCAATTCACACGCTCCAGGGTTACGACCTGAACTATGTTGGAGTGATCATCGGAAAGGATCTTCGATACACCCCGGAGCGAGGAGTGTACTTCGACAGAAGCCATTACTTCGATAAGAAAGGCATGGAGAACAACCCCAAGCGGGGTGTCTCGTATTCCGACGAAGATCTACTTCAATACGTGCGCAACATATACACGGTGCTTTTAACTCGTGGAATCAGGGGTACATACGTTTATGTCTGTGACGAAGGTCTTCGCGAACACTTAAAGCAGTTTCTTCCGGGCTAG
- the istA gene encoding IS21 family transposase, with amino-acid sequence MADYRKIMDLLLDQRSYATITELVGCSRREVAAAKKVIATRGITRALFQPMTDAEVRGLFPDGRARVSDDYEQPDYRRVVASMRKNRHFTLQQAWSRYVGQDSGGLRKYGYAQYCHLFSDYLRKNDLVATLKHEPGRAILVDWAGDTLDLVDQATGEITKAILFVAALPFSGAVFCHAYTDMKSPSWIDAHARAFSFFGGTTKLIVPDNPTTSTHRLRQGDAERVVNARYRQFADHYGVAVVPARVKKPRDKAAAENAVNVVNKRVIGYLAEETWSSLAELNEAIEERVHEINHVMLRADDTTRWERFETEEAAELGPMPADPFEEVEWKDVKVGRNYHVTCNYMHYSVPHAYAGRLLRARLTSARVAVFDGHDLVCEHRRLTGRKGQYATQPAHVPPQHRNIDGLWTRRWFTDLARSFGPATVTVIEQVLDRQQIEAQGFLDCQNILTGLGRRNKQRLEAACQQVLNLGTAPTYTVLKRMMAGIDSDVKKPAPRVPAGSTQKGQAKRVSPVKFEEFADVYVRDASHYAPGNGQQGGAA; translated from the coding sequence ATGGCCGATTACCGAAAAATCATGGATCTGCTCCTCGATCAGCGCAGCTACGCGACGATCACGGAGCTTGTGGGATGTTCTCGCCGAGAGGTTGCAGCAGCGAAGAAGGTGATCGCGACGCGCGGGATTACTCGCGCTTTGTTCCAGCCCATGACCGATGCCGAGGTGCGGGGTTTGTTCCCCGATGGGCGCGCTCGAGTGAGCGATGATTATGAACAGCCCGACTACCGACGGGTGGTGGCATCGATGCGGAAGAATCGGCATTTCACGCTGCAGCAAGCCTGGTCACGCTATGTCGGTCAAGATAGCGGAGGGCTGAGGAAATATGGGTACGCCCAGTACTGCCATCTCTTCAGCGACTACCTGAGGAAGAACGATCTCGTCGCGACGCTCAAACATGAGCCGGGTCGGGCGATACTTGTCGATTGGGCTGGCGACACCCTCGACCTCGTCGACCAGGCAACCGGGGAAATCACCAAGGCGATCTTGTTTGTTGCAGCGCTCCCGTTTTCGGGTGCGGTGTTCTGCCACGCGTATACGGACATGAAATCACCGTCGTGGATTGACGCGCATGCGCGTGCGTTCTCGTTCTTTGGGGGCACGACGAAGTTGATCGTGCCCGATAACCCGACAACCTCGACACATCGGCTGCGGCAGGGTGATGCGGAGCGGGTAGTGAACGCACGCTACCGGCAGTTCGCTGACCATTACGGAGTCGCGGTCGTGCCCGCCAGAGTCAAGAAACCACGCGACAAAGCGGCTGCCGAGAACGCGGTAAACGTAGTCAATAAACGTGTCATCGGATATCTTGCCGAGGAAACATGGTCGAGTCTTGCGGAGTTGAACGAAGCGATCGAGGAGCGGGTACACGAGATCAATCACGTGATGTTACGCGCCGACGACACCACCAGATGGGAACGATTCGAGACCGAGGAAGCGGCAGAACTTGGGCCGATGCCTGCCGACCCGTTTGAAGAAGTCGAGTGGAAAGACGTGAAGGTGGGGCGGAACTACCACGTCACCTGCAATTACATGCACTACTCCGTTCCCCATGCTTACGCTGGCCGCCTCCTTCGGGCCCGACTCACCTCGGCGAGAGTGGCAGTGTTCGATGGGCACGATCTTGTCTGTGAACACCGACGCCTCACCGGGCGTAAAGGCCAGTATGCGACCCAGCCTGCGCATGTGCCGCCACAGCACCGCAACATTGATGGGCTGTGGACCAGGCGATGGTTCACCGATCTCGCGCGGAGCTTCGGCCCCGCGACCGTGACCGTGATCGAGCAGGTTCTTGACCGTCAGCAGATCGAGGCGCAGGGCTTCCTCGACTGCCAGAATATTCTCACCGGGTTGGGGAGGCGGAACAAGCAGCGACTCGAGGCTGCCTGCCAGCAGGTGTTGAACCTCGGAACGGCACCCACATACACCGTGTTGAAACGCATGATGGCGGGCATCGATAGCGACGTCAAGAAACCTGCACCCCGAGTGCCGGCAGGGTCAACGCAGAAAGGCCAAGCAAAGCGAGTGAGTCCCGTTAAGTTCGAAGAGTTTGCTGACGTGTACGTGCGCGACGCTTCTCACTACGCCCCAGGCAACGGGCAGCAGGGAGGCGCAGCCTAA